One window from the genome of Candidatus Thermoplasmatota archaeon encodes:
- a CDS encoding HAMP domain-containing histidine kinase, which produces MQNNSAKTKTRQAVEACPTPPRFAGEMLSVLTYIMKVEHLDRVLQKIASAIADLFSVRSMVIGVLDESEQIFRVRATYGYEGDKDRNIKKFTYSHERMKTDLEDKYKIGEGVYLIRPNADQFIKGEESFYRNMQNITKPRTDPSIWHELDYLRFVLSNREGVMIGFLEVNDVADDRIPDSATVEAMQIFSQLAAVAIENATVYQRQVEIAQRSKFLGDNIGHDINNFNQAVTSYLELARSTKGVPEKAANYMERASSSAWGISELIQRANKLIKIEQEGAENLGPLDLGEVLKEIIAEVSRSVDEKEVKFDLKVGNHRYFVMGNELADEIFTNILRNAVEYDPHDKIIVDVSIGEFTVEPRRYWCVSVADNGIGIPDSKKNIVFGRFNTGDERPPATGLGLSIVRAIVEAYHGMVWVEDRVPGDPSKGSVFRVALPMASAK; this is translated from the coding sequence ATGCAGAACAACTCAGCAAAAACGAAGACCAGGCAGGCGGTAGAAGCCTGCCCGACCCCTCCGAGGTTCGCAGGGGAAATGCTGAGCGTTCTCACATATATCATGAAAGTCGAGCACCTGGATAGGGTGCTTCAGAAGATAGCATCAGCCATTGCCGACCTCTTTTCTGTGCGCTCCATGGTCATAGGCGTGCTCGATGAGAGCGAACAGATATTCCGCGTCAGAGCGACCTACGGCTATGAAGGCGACAAGGACAGGAATATCAAGAAGTTCACATACAGTCATGAACGGATGAAAACGGATCTCGAAGACAAGTACAAAATCGGGGAGGGGGTCTACCTCATCAGGCCGAATGCAGATCAGTTCATCAAGGGCGAGGAATCGTTCTACAGGAACATGCAGAACATAACGAAACCTCGAACAGACCCGTCAATATGGCACGAGCTCGACTATCTCAGGTTCGTCCTTTCGAACCGGGAAGGAGTGATGATAGGGTTCCTAGAGGTCAATGATGTCGCTGATGACAGGATTCCCGACAGTGCGACCGTCGAGGCGATGCAGATTTTCTCACAACTTGCAGCTGTAGCGATTGAGAACGCCACCGTGTACCAGAGGCAGGTGGAGATCGCCCAGAGATCCAAGTTCCTTGGAGACAACATCGGACACGATATCAACAATTTCAATCAGGCGGTCACAAGCTATCTCGAGTTGGCACGGTCCACAAAGGGCGTCCCTGAGAAAGCCGCGAACTACATGGAGCGTGCTTCGTCTTCGGCCTGGGGCATCAGTGAGCTCATACAGAGAGCGAACAAGCTTATCAAGATCGAGCAGGAGGGCGCCGAGAACCTTGGTCCTCTGGATCTGGGTGAGGTCCTCAAGGAGATTATCGCTGAGGTCTCAAGGAGCGTGGACGAGAAGGAGGTCAAATTCGACTTGAAGGTCGGTAACCACCGATACTTCGTCATGGGCAACGAGCTCGCTGACGAGATATTCACGAACATACTCAGGAACGCTGTTGAGTACGACCCTCACGATAAGATCATCGTGGACGTAAGCATAGGCGAGTTCACGGTGGAACCCAGACGGTACTGGTGCGTGTCAGTTGCTGACAACGGCATAGGCATCCCTGACTCCAAGAAGAACATCGTATTCGGCAGGTTCAATACGGGCGACGAGCGCCCTCCGGCAACCGGGCTTGGACTTTCGATCGTGAGGGCGATAGTCGAGGCCTATCACGGGATGGTCTGGGTCGAGGACAGAGTGCCAGGGGACCCGTCCAAGGGGAGCGTTTTCAGAGTGGCTCTTCCAATGGCATCCGCGAAGTGA
- a CDS encoding translation elongation factor-like protein: MQEVEIGKVSIFFAKPSVAAVDITSGTIAIGDTIKIVGATTSFEQKIESMEIDRKPIPSASAGQSVGIKVKERVRPHDKVFKMVP; this comes from the coding sequence GTGCAAGAGGTCGAGATCGGAAAGGTCAGCATATTCTTCGCCAAACCAAGCGTGGCAGCGGTGGACATCACGTCCGGGACAATCGCGATCGGCGACACAATCAAGATCGTCGGGGCAACAACGAGCTTCGAACAGAAGATAGAGTCAATGGAGATCGACAGAAAACCGATTCCAAGCGCTTCCGCGGGTCAGTCGGTGGGGATCAAGGTCAAGGAAAGGGTCAGACCGCACGACAAGGTCTTCAAGATGGTTCCCTAG